The following are encoded together in the Candidatus Hinthialibacter antarcticus genome:
- the fabD gene encoding ACP S-malonyltransferase, protein MTKIAFLFPGQGSQKPGMGLDWFDASEIARNRSQQAEAALGWSVTDLWKPENESQLATTKFTQPALYTLSAILTDALKEKGVEPALTAGHSAGEFAALYAAGAWDFETGLRVIAERARLMHELAAPGAMAAVLGMQPEDIQSICDEWTDGIVQAANFNSPKQTVITGEKAAIEAISPVLKEKGARRVVQLPVSGAFHSPLMKDAQTQFRTFLQDIEIKVPSVIWVSNNTAQQQAFASDIRDQLVKQFCEPVRWVQSMDVIFAQSETGLEVGPGEVLCGLAKQCNRDWPCNPCGTIEEFSQVT, encoded by the coding sequence ATGACTAAAATCGCATTCTTATTTCCAGGACAAGGTTCTCAAAAGCCCGGTATGGGTCTCGATTGGTTTGATGCGTCTGAAATCGCTCGAAATCGCAGCCAGCAAGCCGAGGCGGCGTTAGGTTGGTCGGTCACAGATTTGTGGAAACCCGAGAATGAATCTCAATTGGCTACCACAAAATTCACCCAACCAGCGCTTTATACTTTGAGCGCCATTCTAACCGATGCGCTCAAAGAGAAGGGCGTTGAGCCTGCTTTAACCGCAGGCCATAGCGCGGGCGAGTTTGCCGCTTTATATGCAGCAGGCGCCTGGGATTTTGAAACTGGATTGCGAGTCATCGCGGAACGCGCCCGCCTGATGCACGAACTGGCGGCGCCAGGCGCGATGGCGGCGGTTTTGGGGATGCAGCCTGAAGACATTCAATCCATCTGCGACGAATGGACGGACGGTATTGTCCAGGCGGCGAATTTTAATTCCCCCAAACAAACCGTGATTACTGGCGAAAAGGCCGCCATTGAAGCCATTTCACCCGTCTTGAAAGAAAAAGGCGCCCGCCGCGTCGTACAATTACCGGTCAGCGGCGCATTTCACTCGCCATTAATGAAAGATGCGCAAACCCAGTTTCGTACTTTTTTACAAGATATTGAAATTAAAGTCCCAAGCGTCATTTGGGTTTCTAATAATACGGCCCAGCAACAGGCTTTTGCCAGCGATATTCGCGATCAGTTGGTGAAACAATTCTGCGAGCCGGTGCGCTGGGTGCAATCCATGGATGTGATTTTCGCCCAGAGCGAAACAGGGCTCGAAGTCGGCCCCGGCGAAGTTTTGTGCGGGCTTGCCAAGCAGTGCAACCGCGATTGGCCTTGCAACCCATGCGGAACAATCGAAGAATTTAGTCAGGTAACCTAA
- the fabG gene encoding 3-oxoacyl-[acyl-carrier-protein] reductase, which translates to MQTLPLNDKVAIITGGSRGIGRAAVELFAASGAKVVFTGRNQDAITETENAIKELGFEAYGVIADVSDSDKAQNVISETVERFGKIDILINNAGVTKDGLAIRMKDDDWESVLKINLSGAFFMARAAAKIMMKARAGRIINVTSVVGITGNAGQVNYAASKAGVIGMTKSLAKELASRGVTVNAVAPGFIETRMTDALKEETKQAVKTSIPLGRYGTPDEVAALLGFLASDLSSYITGQTFVVDGGLAI; encoded by the coding sequence ATGCAAACGCTGCCCCTGAATGATAAAGTTGCAATCATCACTGGCGGTTCGCGCGGCATCGGTCGCGCCGCTGTCGAATTGTTCGCCGCCTCCGGCGCGAAAGTCGTTTTTACAGGACGCAACCAGGACGCAATCACTGAAACGGAAAATGCCATCAAAGAATTAGGCTTTGAAGCCTATGGCGTCATCGCGGATGTTTCAGATTCTGATAAAGCGCAGAATGTAATTTCAGAGACGGTTGAGCGCTTTGGTAAGATTGACATACTCATTAATAATGCTGGGGTTACAAAAGATGGACTCGCAATCCGCATGAAGGATGATGATTGGGAATCCGTGTTGAAAATCAACCTCAGCGGCGCTTTTTTTATGGCGCGTGCAGCGGCGAAAATTATGATGAAAGCCCGCGCAGGGCGCATCATCAATGTGACCTCCGTAGTCGGAATTACGGGTAACGCCGGACAAGTCAATTACGCAGCCAGTAAAGCGGGCGTGATTGGAATGACCAAGTCGCTGGCGAAAGAACTCGCCTCGCGCGGAGTCACCGTAAACGCCGTCGCGCCAGGGTTCATCGAAACCCGCATGACGGATGCCTTAAAAGAAGAGACCAAACAAGCCGTTAAAACGTCGATCCCGTTGGGACGTTATGGGACGCCGGATGAAGTGGCGGCGCTGTTGGGTTTTCTCGCGAGTGATTTATCGAGTTACATAACAGGCCAAACCTTTGTCGTAGACGGTGGTTTAGCCATATAG
- the acpP gene encoding acyl carrier protein, which produces MSENVEQKVIDIIAEKLKIDKDEISPEKSFTRDLGADSLDTVELVMEFEENFDIDEIPEEEAEKIKTVGDAINYISGKVS; this is translated from the coding sequence GTGAGCGAAAACGTCGAACAAAAAGTCATCGATATCATCGCGGAAAAACTCAAAATCGACAAAGATGAGATCTCGCCGGAAAAGTCGTTCACACGCGACTTGGGCGCCGACTCACTCGATACCGTCGAATTGGTCATGGAGTTTGAAGAGAACTTTGATATCGACGAAATCCCAGAAGAAGAAGCCGAAAAGATTAAAACCGTTGGTGACGCCATTAATTACATCAGCGGAAAAGTCTCGTAA
- the fabF gene encoding beta-ketoacyl-ACP synthase II, translated as MSRRRVVITGMGAVTPIGNTVDEFWTSLIEGKSGTGPLTRFDSEGFSSHVAAELKGFDPDQYIEPKESRRMDYFVRYAMACSEQAVKDSGLDVDSINLDRAGVYIGSGIGGIESIEKQKEVLDKKGPRRISPFLVPMLIVNMASGMVSMRFNFRGPNSCVVTACATGNNAIGDAARLIQYGQADVMLAGGAEGAITPLGFGGFCSLRALTTRNDDPTTASRPFDKSRDGFVMGEGAGVIMLEEYEAAKKRGARIYAEVAGYGMSSDAFHVTMPEPEGKGAQAAMRLSLEDAEISVDQVDYINAHGTSTEYNDKTESYAIKQTFKSHANTVAISSTKSMTGHLLGAAGAIECIACAKVIESGIVPPTINYNEPDPECDLDYTPNKAKEMAVNVTMSNSFGFGGHNAVLVLKKV; from the coding sequence ATGAGCCGACGACGAGTCGTCATTACTGGAATGGGGGCAGTAACTCCCATTGGCAATACAGTCGATGAATTTTGGACTTCGCTGATCGAAGGCAAAAGCGGCACAGGGCCGCTGACGCGCTTTGATTCAGAAGGCTTTTCATCGCATGTCGCCGCTGAACTCAAAGGGTTTGATCCTGATCAGTATATCGAACCCAAAGAGTCGCGCCGCATGGACTACTTTGTCCGATATGCAATGGCGTGTTCAGAACAGGCAGTCAAAGATTCCGGCTTGGACGTCGATTCGATCAATCTGGATCGGGCGGGCGTTTACATCGGGTCTGGCATCGGCGGGATCGAATCGATTGAAAAACAAAAAGAAGTATTAGATAAAAAAGGCCCGCGGCGAATCAGCCCATTTTTGGTGCCCATGTTGATCGTCAACATGGCGTCGGGCATGGTTTCGATGCGGTTTAACTTTCGCGGCCCCAATAGTTGCGTCGTCACCGCTTGCGCAACGGGCAACAACGCCATCGGCGACGCAGCGCGGCTCATTCAATATGGGCAAGCGGACGTCATGTTGGCTGGCGGCGCAGAAGGCGCCATTACGCCGCTTGGTTTCGGCGGCTTCTGCTCACTCCGGGCGTTAACCACTCGCAATGACGATCCAACCACTGCCAGCCGTCCATTTGATAAATCCCGCGATGGGTTTGTCATGGGGGAAGGCGCTGGCGTCATTATGCTTGAAGAGTATGAAGCGGCAAAAAAACGCGGCGCCCGAATATACGCCGAAGTCGCGGGTTACGGCATGAGTTCTGATGCGTTTCACGTCACCATGCCGGAGCCGGAAGGCAAGGGCGCACAAGCAGCGATGAGGCTCTCACTTGAAGACGCAGAAATTTCCGTCGATCAGGTAGACTACATCAATGCCCACGGCACCTCGACCGAATACAACGATAAAACTGAATCGTATGCAATCAAGCAGACCTTTAAATCCCACGCAAATACCGTGGCGATTAGTTCCACCAAGTCGATGACCGGTCACTTACTCGGCGCTGCGGGCGCAATTGAATGCATCGCCTGCGCCAAGGTCATCGAAAGCGGAATCGTTCCCCCGACCATTAACTATAATGAGCCGGACCCGGAATGCGATTTGGATTACACACCGAACAAAGCAAAAGAGATGGCTGTGAACGTCACCATGAGCAACTCATTTGGCTTCGGCGGTCACAATGCCGTATTGGTATTGAAAAAAGTCTAA
- a CDS encoding redox-sensing transcriptional repressor Rex, which translates to MNDLPEKKSTQNETRPPALSEATLIRMSRYINVLEEFSVKEIPHISTRKLADLLGVNPAVVKQDFLPLNVKGQTGVGYEVPVLIQAIRDVFLSRGTLNFAIAGFGNIGQALSNYFSFEKQGFLMKAIFDVNPRFHQYQVRGVPVDDVESLESICKERGIDIGLICTPASCAQDLADRLVAGGVKGIWNFAPTELVVPEEVILVHEHLTRGLLALSYHIGLRHGLIEKPQEADES; encoded by the coding sequence ATGAATGATTTACCAGAAAAAAAAAGTACGCAAAACGAAACCCGTCCTCCTGCATTGAGCGAAGCGACGCTGATACGCATGTCGCGTTACATCAATGTCTTGGAAGAGTTTTCAGTAAAGGAGATTCCTCATATTTCCACACGAAAACTCGCTGACCTTTTGGGCGTAAACCCTGCTGTGGTGAAACAAGATTTTCTACCGCTGAACGTCAAAGGACAAACCGGCGTTGGTTATGAAGTCCCGGTGTTGATACAAGCGATTCGGGATGTGTTTTTGTCGCGGGGTACACTCAATTTCGCCATCGCCGGGTTCGGAAATATTGGTCAGGCGCTTTCAAACTATTTTTCATTTGAAAAACAAGGCTTTTTGATGAAAGCCATTTTTGACGTCAATCCGCGCTTTCATCAATACCAAGTGCGCGGCGTTCCGGTGGACGATGTCGAGAGTCTTGAATCAATCTGCAAAGAACGTGGAATTGACATCGGCTTGATTTGTACGCCAGCCAGTTGCGCCCAAGACCTTGCAGACCGCTTAGTCGCGGGCGGCGTCAAAGGAATATGGAATTTCGCTCCGACTGAACTGGTCGTTCCTGAAGAAGTCATTTTGGTGCATGAACATTTGACGAGAGGCTTACTGGCGCTTTCATACCATATCGGATTGCGCCACGGATTAATTGAGAAACCGCAAGAAGCAGACGAATCGTAA